A window of Infirmifilum lucidum contains these coding sequences:
- a CDS encoding peroxiredoxin: MAEGRIPLLGEKIPTMEVKTTHGVLKIPDDFKGKWVVLFSHPADFTPVCTTEFFAFQRRWDEFQKLNVQLIGLSIDQVFSHIKWVEWIREKLGVEIKFPIIADDTGEVARKLGMIHPGKGTNTVRAVFIIDPNGVLRAVLYYPQELGRNIDEILRMIRGLQVSDKHGVAIPANWPNNELVGDHVIIPPASDEKTAKERLERAAKKEIECYDWWFCHKKI; the protein is encoded by the coding sequence ATGGCTGAAGGGAGAATACCCCTGTTGGGCGAAAAGATCCCAACAATGGAGGTCAAGACTACTCACGGTGTCTTGAAGATACCCGACGACTTCAAGGGCAAGTGGGTCGTCCTGTTCTCGCACCCGGCTGACTTTACTCCAGTGTGCACAACAGAGTTCTTCGCGTTCCAGAGAAGGTGGGACGAGTTCCAGAAGCTGAACGTCCAGTTAATCGGGCTTAGCATAGACCAGGTGTTCAGCCACATCAAGTGGGTCGAGTGGATCAGGGAGAAACTGGGCGTCGAGATTAAGTTCCCGATAATCGCGGACGACACGGGTGAAGTTGCGAGAAAGCTCGGCATGATCCACCCCGGCAAGGGCACGAACACCGTGCGGGCAGTCTTTATCATTGACCCGAACGGGGTTCTGAGGGCGGTGCTGTACTACCCGCAGGAGCTCGGAAGGAACATAGACGAGATCCTGAGAATGATTAGAGGGCTACAGGTGTCCGACAAACACGGTGTAGCTATACCCGCGAACTGGCCGAACAACGAGCTCGTAGGCGACCACGTCATAATACCCCCGGCCTCTGACGAGAAAACAGCGAAGGAGAGGCTGGAGAGAGCCGCCAAGAAGGAGATAGAGTGCTACGACTGGTGGTTCTGCCACAAGAAAATCTAA